Proteins encoded in a region of the Eretmochelys imbricata isolate rEreImb1 chromosome 10, rEreImb1.hap1, whole genome shotgun sequence genome:
- the ANKRD61 gene encoding ankyrin repeat domain-containing protein 61 isoform X1 produces MYLTMGNITKGASTPTTDSDPFTYSLSSCRRKGFKPLQAKLYEAIMKDDSTNIKALLAHQPVNQPLIVWDNSKCRRTLSIQDQSILPIHLAAKHRREKSLRCLLESGADPKIRDNRGYTALHLLLLHWPNIYITGTDILTRLQRNLAITQSNAEECLRILCEKGVQTDPEMDSNYKHSSLHLALHSGASRAISILIENGANIDDRDEFGKTVLHTAAEHLNKEVTETLITCGANINCTLPTYGKTALQLAVCTASSKAGTVLAADIDCIRLLLINGAKVNTQDCEGRAAIHDACLGGRKEIVDLLVDYHADVNILTRQGQSPLFLFLQHRSNLRCISLLNKLLNLSYPLKLTNYQGDLPTGLLLREFQIQRDFLIKLSQNMWSLQDICKITVRRIYGEKNKQCLKKQLPVTVWNTVYNYQDYSQLW; encoded by the exons ATGTATCTTACCATGGGTAACATAACCAAGGGAGCCAGCACACCCACAACTGACTCTGATCCTTTCACTTACTCCCTTTCTTCCTGTAGGCGGAAGGGATTTAAGCCACTCCAAGCAAAACTATATGAAGCAATAATGAAAGATGACAGCACCAACATTAAAGCTTTACTAGCACACCAACCTGTCAATCAACCACTGATTGTTTGGGATAACTCTAAGTGCAGAAGAACACTGTCAATCCAG GATCAGTCTATTCTTCCAATTCACTTAGCTGCCAaacacagaagagaaaagagCTTGCGTTGTTTGCTGGAATCTGGTGCTGACCCAAAAATAAG agATAACAGAGGTTACACAGCACTTCACCTGCTACTACTACACTGGCCAAATATTTATATAACTGGGACAGACATCTTgaccagacttcagagaaacCTGGCAATTACACAGAGTAATGCAGAAGAATGTCTTCGTATCTTGTGTGAGAAGGGAGTTCAAACAGACCCTGAAATGGATAGTAACTACAAACACAGCTCCTTGCATTTAGCCTTACACTCTGGAGCCTCTCGAGCTATATCTATTCTAATTGAGAATGGTGCCAACATAGATGACAGAGATGAGTTTGGCAAGACAGTGCTTCACACTGCTGCAGAGCATTTGAACAAGGAGGTAACAGAAACTTTAATCACCTGTGGAGCAAACATTAATTGTACTCTTCCAACTTATGGAAAAACTGCTCTTCAGCTTGCAGTATGCACTGCATCATCTAAAGCAGGCACAGTTTTAGCTGCTGATATAGATTGCATCCGTTTACTGTTAATTAATGGAGCGAAAGTAAATACTCAAGATTGTGAAGGACGAGCAGCTATTCATGATGCTTGCttgggaggaagaaaagaaatagttGATCTCCTCGTAGATTACCATGCAGATGTTAACATTTTAACAAGACAAGGGCAATCTCCcctttttctgtttcttcaaCACAGGTCAAATCTAAGATGTATATCACTGTTAAATAAGTTGTTAAACCTCTCATACCCATTGAAGCTAACCAATTATCAAGGAGATCTACCCACTGGACTTCTGCTCCGAGAATTTCAAATACAAAGAGACTTTCTCATAAAATTATCACAAAACATGTGGTCTCTGCAGGACATCTGCAAAATCACTGTCAGAAGAatatatggggaaaaaaacaaacaatgcttGAAAAAACAACTTCCCGTAACTGTGTGGAATACTGTATACAACTACCAGGACTACTCACAACTTTGGTAA
- the ANKRD61 gene encoding ankyrin repeat domain-containing protein 61 isoform X2, whose product MKDDSTNIKALLAHQPVNQPLIVWDNSKCRRTLSIQDQSILPIHLAAKHRREKSLRCLLESGADPKIRDNRGYTALHLLLLHWPNIYITGTDILTRLQRNLAITQSNAEECLRILCEKGVQTDPEMDSNYKHSSLHLALHSGASRAISILIENGANIDDRDEFGKTVLHTAAEHLNKEVTETLITCGANINCTLPTYGKTALQLAVCTASSKAGTVLAADIDCIRLLLINGAKVNTQDCEGRAAIHDACLGGRKEIVDLLVDYHADVNILTRQGQSPLFLFLQHRSNLRCISLLNKLLNLSYPLKLTNYQGDLPTGLLLREFQIQRDFLIKLSQNMWSLQDICKITVRRIYGEKNKQCLKKQLPVTVWNTVYNYQDYSQLW is encoded by the exons ATGAAAGATGACAGCACCAACATTAAAGCTTTACTAGCACACCAACCTGTCAATCAACCACTGATTGTTTGGGATAACTCTAAGTGCAGAAGAACACTGTCAATCCAG GATCAGTCTATTCTTCCAATTCACTTAGCTGCCAaacacagaagagaaaagagCTTGCGTTGTTTGCTGGAATCTGGTGCTGACCCAAAAATAAG agATAACAGAGGTTACACAGCACTTCACCTGCTACTACTACACTGGCCAAATATTTATATAACTGGGACAGACATCTTgaccagacttcagagaaacCTGGCAATTACACAGAGTAATGCAGAAGAATGTCTTCGTATCTTGTGTGAGAAGGGAGTTCAAACAGACCCTGAAATGGATAGTAACTACAAACACAGCTCCTTGCATTTAGCCTTACACTCTGGAGCCTCTCGAGCTATATCTATTCTAATTGAGAATGGTGCCAACATAGATGACAGAGATGAGTTTGGCAAGACAGTGCTTCACACTGCTGCAGAGCATTTGAACAAGGAGGTAACAGAAACTTTAATCACCTGTGGAGCAAACATTAATTGTACTCTTCCAACTTATGGAAAAACTGCTCTTCAGCTTGCAGTATGCACTGCATCATCTAAAGCAGGCACAGTTTTAGCTGCTGATATAGATTGCATCCGTTTACTGTTAATTAATGGAGCGAAAGTAAATACTCAAGATTGTGAAGGACGAGCAGCTATTCATGATGCTTGCttgggaggaagaaaagaaatagttGATCTCCTCGTAGATTACCATGCAGATGTTAACATTTTAACAAGACAAGGGCAATCTCCcctttttctgtttcttcaaCACAGGTCAAATCTAAGATGTATATCACTGTTAAATAAGTTGTTAAACCTCTCATACCCATTGAAGCTAACCAATTATCAAGGAGATCTACCCACTGGACTTCTGCTCCGAGAATTTCAAATACAAAGAGACTTTCTCATAAAATTATCACAAAACATGTGGTCTCTGCAGGACATCTGCAAAATCACTGTCAGAAGAatatatggggaaaaaaacaaacaatgcttGAAAAAACAACTTCCCGTAACTGTGTGGAATACTGTATACAACTACCAGGACTACTCACAACTTTGGTAA